Proteins from a genomic interval of Lysobacter arenosi:
- a CDS encoding GNAT family N-acetyltransferase produces MSQAGRAFRVEAVAFQQAMAELRVVRDAVFVQEQGVPVEIERDALDPLCVHVLARDGEGEPIGTGRLTPDHRIGRMAVLPSWRGRGVGEALLRALLAQARQLRWPIVSLHAQVPAIVFYARQGFLPYGDRFVEAGLDHQSMRLALDTVNAVERRDAGIAATVGVIANARRRLCIYSRELDPGLFDQPEVLAELRRFAVAGGEVRILLQDPAAPQRAIAPLLGLAQRLTSAFGLRAIEEPVDRDYPGAYVANDDGGWYYRPLGHRFDGETRLDDPARGRQLRAHFDPVWERARPCSEYRSLGL; encoded by the coding sequence CGCTTTCCAGCAGGCCATGGCCGAGCTGCGCGTGGTGCGCGACGCGGTGTTCGTCCAGGAACAGGGTGTCCCGGTCGAGATCGAGCGCGACGCGCTGGACCCGCTCTGCGTCCATGTCCTCGCCCGCGACGGCGAGGGCGAGCCGATCGGCACCGGCAGACTCACCCCCGACCACCGCATCGGCCGCATGGCGGTGTTGCCCTCCTGGCGCGGCCGGGGCGTAGGCGAGGCCCTGCTGCGTGCCCTGCTCGCGCAGGCCCGGCAACTGCGCTGGCCGATCGTGAGCCTGCATGCGCAGGTTCCGGCGATCGTGTTCTATGCCCGCCAGGGGTTCCTGCCGTACGGCGATCGCTTCGTCGAGGCGGGTCTGGACCACCAGTCGATGCGACTGGCGCTGGACACGGTCAACGCCGTGGAGCGCCGCGATGCCGGCATCGCCGCCACGGTGGGGGTGATTGCCAATGCCCGCCGGCGCCTGTGCATCTACAGCCGCGAACTCGACCCCGGCCTGTTCGACCAGCCCGAGGTCCTGGCCGAGCTGCGCCGCTTTGCCGTGGCCGGCGGCGAGGTGCGGATCCTGTTGCAGGACCCGGCCGCGCCGCAACGCGCCATCGCGCCACTACTCGGACTGGCGCAGCGCCTGACCAGCGCGTTCGGCCTGCGTGCGATCGAGGAACCGGTGGACCGTGACTACCCCGGTGCCTACGTCGCCAACGACGATGGCGGCTGGTACTACCGTCCGCTCGGCCATCGCTTCGACGGCGAGACCCGTCTCGACGACCCGGCCCGCGGCCGCCAGCTGCGTGCCCACTTCGATCCGGTCTGGGAACGGGCCCGGCCTTGCAGCGAGTACCGTTCGCTGGGCCTGTAA